A stretch of Camelina sativa cultivar DH55 unplaced genomic scaffold, Cs unpScaffold00511, whole genome shotgun sequence DNA encodes these proteins:
- the LOC104773294 gene encoding uncharacterized protein LOC104773294 → MESSSSSLLLHQSYLSYLNPKFRNRPSLSYPLMRNSRKCKQTRICSNKMYVPGFGEASPEAKAAKHLHDFFTYVAVRIVSAQLESYNPEAYLELREFLETNSVSDGDKFCATLMRRSSRHMNLALRILEVRSAYCKNDFEWDNLKRLAFKNVDGSNTRLMREYVLETSHVETDSDT, encoded by the exons atggagtcatcatcttcttcactcctTCTCCATCAATCTTACCTCTCTTACCTTAATCCAAAATTTCGAAATAGACCTTCCCTTTCTTATCCGTTAATGCGAAATTCGCGAAAATGCAAACAAACTAGAATTTGTTCTAACAAGATGTACGTTCCTG GCTTTGGAGAAGCTTCTCCGGAGGCTAAGGCTGCGAAGCATCTTCATGACTTCTTTACTTACGTTGCAGTGAGGATAGTATCTGCTCAGCTTGAG AGTTATAACCCTGAGGCGTATTTGGAGTTAAGAGAATTCTTAGAGACAAACTCTGTAAGTGACGGTGATAAATTTTGTGCCACTCTGATGCGTCGCTCTTCACGTCACATGAACTTAG CCCTTCGAATTTTAGAG GTACGGTCTGCCTATTGTAAAAACGATTTCGAGTGGGATAATCTGAAGCGCCTCGCCTTCAag AACGTAGATGGATCCAACACAAGACTCATGCGTGAATATGTCTTGGAGACTAGCCATGTCGAAACAGATTCCGATACGTGA